The sequence CCACACGGGCGGCCTCCTGTCCAGACAGCTGACAGTACGAGCGTACTGCGAGACGCGGCGAGCCTTGCCGTGATCGTTTCGGTTCCGCCGCGAGCGATTCGGACAACGGCGTCGCCGTGACGGTGGCCGGGGTCTCACCGCAGTGATCAGAGCCGCTGCCATCGGACCTCCGCATTACGTGGTGCCCAGCACGCCGAGAACACGTCGTGCCAGTGCCTTGGTCCTGGCGCACTCGCCGATGTCGTTGACGAGTTCCGCAAAATCAGGCCGGAACTGCGGTACCTCGGATACGCGGAAGCCGACACTGCCCGTTCACGCACCTCGCCGAATTCGCTGCCCGGAAGCCTGATCCGCCTCTGGTGATCGCCGACCACCGCGAGGTGTCCTCGGCGAATCGTCCTCGCCTAGAACTCGGCGGCCACCCGGAACGGCGCGACGTGGGCGCTGACGAAGGCGAAGTCCGCGAACGGGAATTCGTCGTCCGCGGCACGCCAGGCTTCGAGATCGTCCCAGTGCGCGATGCCGACGAGCTGGAAATGGGTGTCCGGCTCCACCGCACGGTGCAGGAGGTCGTCCCGGAAGCCGGGCGCCTTGCTCAGCACCTCGGCGTGGGCGAGCCAGCGCGGGACGAAACCGTCGATCCGCTCGGCCGGCAGTTCGAACGCGGTGACGACAGTGACGGGCTGTCCCTGCGCCTGATCGCCGTCCGCCGCACGGACGTCGGCGACGACGTGGTACCAGCCGCCACGCACGGTGGCATAGCTCGAAGCCGTGGCCGCCGACGCGACGAAACCGGGGTCCGCCAGCGCCTCGTCCCTGTCCTCCGCGCTGTCCCAATGCGCGACGTTGACGAGGCCGAGCCGGGCCTGCGGGTCCATCCTGTGGTGCAGCCGCGCGTCCCGGAAACCGGGCGCGGTGTGGACGAGCGCGACCCGCTCCCTCCAGCGGGCAATGGTCTGGCCCACCCTTTCCTCGGGCAGCTCCCAGGCGTCGATCAGGGTTACTCCGTTGTCGGTCACCGCACCATCCTGAAACCTCGATGATGCTGGAGGTCAAGAGGTTCGCCCACACTGCTCCGCGCCATCACATCAGCCATCGGCCGACCGGTCCTGAGCGCCCCGCAGCCGTTGCCTGACGCGCACCAGCACCCAGGCCACCACGCCCGTCGCGACACCGGCGCCGAGCCCCGTGGCCATGCTGCTCACGACCGCGAACCCGCGCACAAGGACGTCCTCCCAGAGTGGGGACAACGTCCCCACGAGGTCACCGCCCAGCGTGGGCGGGCCATCGGCGAAAGCCTGCTCCCACAACACCTGGTGCGTCACCGCCAGCAGCACGCCGTAGGCGAGGCCGACCACGGACAGTGCCGGTAACGGGGACGCCACCCGGCGCCCGAGCACCACGGCCAGCCACGCCAGCGGCGGCGCGAACACCAGCACGAGGTTCAGCTCAGGCCCCACGAGGCTCAGGTCGTGCGCCACCACGCGCGGCACCCCCAGCGCCGCGAGGCCCCACACCGCGAGCGGCGACAGCCCGAGCCTCCGGCCGCGCCTGGTGCCGCCCACGGTGACGTCGGTGTCATCGGTGTCATCGGTGTCGTTCTCAGTCACGGCCACGACGCTACGAGCGCGGAGCGCGGATGTCGTCGGCCTCGACGCGCGTTCCGCATGCGCTCACCGACGTACGCCATGGGCCGCGCAGGACGTCGTGAAGCGACACCACGCGCCGCCCGTCACCCGTGCCGCCTCACGGCTGTGCGTGGTCTGGCGACGATCTAGTCGGCGAGCCCGCGCCCGTCCGCGAGCTTCGCCGCGGCTTCCTCGGCGATGCCGCGCACGACGCCGGGTTCAGTGCCGCTGTCCGGCCGCACCTGAAGCACGACGCCGTCGGTCCCCGGCAGTTTGCGCACCACGAACCAGGCGCCCCCACCGGGTAGTTCCTTGCGGTAGCGCGACCGGATGGAGCCCTCGACCCGCTGGCGCACCAGATACGGGATGCGCCCCGGTTTCGGCAGCACGTGGCGTACCGGAGGCAGGTCGCGCAACACCACCGCCTCACCGGCGCGGTCGGCGATCTCCGCCTCGACGACGGTCAGCGCGTCGCCGCTCCAGCCGGCCTTGCTGATCAGATCCCACCCGATGCGGCGAGCGCCGCCGGCTTCCGGCACCCACAGCCCCAACGCGGTCACGGCGACGGGACCGCCGTCGGCGGTGCCGGTGGCGGCGAGCACGTGCTCGCCCTCCGAAAGCCTGGTCCGGATCTCCTCCGGTATCGGGGAGCCGAAGATCCTGCGCCACACGCTCACCGGGTCAGTCCCATCCGCCCATCGCCTGCTCCCGCAACGCCTTGCGGTACTGCTCCAGCGCCACGAGGTCGCCGAAGAGAGCACGGTACTCCTCAGCGGCGTCCACAGGCGACAGTCGCTGTAACCGCGACTTCAGTTCGCCGATCTGCCTGCCCACGAGGTTCTCCTGCACGGCCGCGAGCACGCTCGACACGTACCGGACGTCCACGTCTGTCTTGGACTGCAACGGTTCCACCGCCAGCTCCGACAGCAGCGACGCGACGGTCGGGTCCTCCGCGTGCGCGGCGGCGGACTCGATGAGCGCGGGTCCGGTGAGGCCGCTACCCGTGCCGCCAGCCTTGCCGATGGCGCGGTGCACACCCACGTAGGCGGGATGGACGAAAGCGTCCTCGGGCAGCGCGTCGTACTCCGGACCGGCGAGTGCGGGTTCCTGCAACGCCGCCTTCAACACCTCACGCTGCGCGCGCAGGTCCGGATGCCGGGGATCGGGCCGCTCCAGCCTCGCGGGACGCCCCCCGCCCTCGGCACGGCCGTTCGCGTTCGCACCGCCGTCCCGCGCGGGGCGGCGGGTGCCGTTGGCCTTCACCGGTGCGCCCGCGCTCTCCCGCACGCGCCGCACCACCATGGCCTCGTCCTGCCAGCCCACCCACCACGCCAGTTTTGTGGCGTAACCGTCGCGTTTGGAACGATCCTTGATCTGCGCCACCAGCGGCACCGTCCGTTGCAGCGCCGCGACCTGACCGTCCACCGAGTCGAGGTCGTACTCGGAGAGCAGGCTGCGGATCGCGAACTCGAACAGCGGCGTGCGGCGGGCCACCAGGTCGCGCACGGCGCCGTCGCCCTTGGCCAGCCGCAGCTCGCACGGGTCCATCCCGTCGGGGGCCACGGCGATGTAGGTCTGACCGGCGAACGTCTGGTCGCCCTCGAACGCCTTGAGCGCGGCCTTCTGCCCCGCCGCGTCGCCGTCGAAGGTGAAGATCACCTCACCACGGAAGGTATCGTCGTCCATCATGATCTGCCGGAGCACCCGCATGTGGTCCTCGCCGAACGCGGTGCCCGACGACGCCACCGCCGTCGGCACGCCCGCCTCGTGCATGGCCATCACGTCGGTGTATCCCTCGACGACGACGACCTGGTGCCTGCGCGCGATCTCCCGCTTTGCCTGGTCGAGCCCGAACAACACCTGCGACTTCTTGTAGATGAGGCTCTCGCTGGTGTTGAGGTACTTGGCCTGGATCGGGTCGTCGTCGAACAGCCGCCTCGCCCCGAACCCGACGACGTCGCCACCTCGGTCCTTGATCGGCCAGACGAGCCTGCGGTGGAACCGGTCGATCGGCCCCCGCCTTCCCTCCTTGGACAGCTGCGCCTTGTACAGCTCCGACAGCTCGAACCCGCTGCGGACCAGGTGTTTCGTCAGCCTGTCCCAGCCGCCCGGCGCGAACCCGCAGCCGAACTTCGTCCAGGCTGCCTCGTCGAAGCCCCGCTCGGTCAGGAACCGCCTCGCGGCCTCGGCCTCCGGGGTGGCGAGTTGCTCCGCGTAGAACGCCTGGGCCACCCTGTGCGCCTCGACGAGCCGCAAGCGTGAACCACGGTCGCGGCGGACTGAGGCGCCGCCTCCCTCGTAGGTGAGCCGCAGGCCGATGCGGTCGGCGAGCCGCTCGACGGACTCGACGAACCCGAGGTGCTCGATGCGCATCACGAACTTGATGACATCGCCGCCCTCACCGCATCCGAAGCAGTGGAAGGTGCCGTGCGTCGGCCGCACGTTGAACGACGGCGTCTTCTCCTCGTGGAAGGGGCAGAGCCCCTTCAGCGCACCGCCGCCCGCTCTGCGCAGGGCCACGTACTCACCGACGACCTCGTCGATCCGATTGCGGTCACGCACCTGCGCGATGTCGCTGTCCCGGATCCGTCCCGCCACTCGACCACTGTAGAACACCGGCTGTAACGGGAGTTTTCCCCTCACTCATACTCGAACCATGGAGTCCCAGCGCGCGGACGGTGCCGACACCACAGGCAGTGCCGACACCGCAGGAGCCACCGGCGCCACGCCCTCCGGGGCCGATGAGGTCGCGGCGTTCTCCGGACTCCGTGCCCACCTGCTCGCCGTGGGCTACCGGCTCACCGGTTCCCTCTCCGACGCCGAGGACGCCGTGCAGGAGACCTGGCTGCGCTGGGCCGGTCTGTCCGGCGAGCGCAGAAGGGCCGTGCGCGATCTGCGCGCCTGGTGCACCACGGTGGTCGGCAGGGTGTGCCTCGACCGGCTGCGGTCAGCGGCGGCCCGCCGCGAACGCTACGTGGGCGAGTGGCTGCCGGAACCGATCGTGACACCCCTCGGCGCGGCGAGACCGGACGACCCGCTCGACGTCGTGGTGCGCGACGACGCCGTGCGCATGGCGGCCATGGTTGTGCTCGACACGCTCACCCCGCAGCAGCGGGTCGCGTTCGTCCTGCACGACGCCTTCGACGTGCCGTTCGAGGAGGTCGCGAGCATCCTCGGCTGTTCGACCGCCGCGGCGCGGCAGCACGCCTCACGGGGCCGCAAGGCCGTCGCCGACGCCGAGCCGCCGCCCCGGGAAAGCCTGGAACAGCAGCGCCAGGTGGTCGAACGATTCCTGGCCGCGGTCGTCTCCGGCGACGTCAACGCCGTCGCCGAGATCCTGCACCCCGACGTTCGCCTCGTCGGCGACTCCGACGGCAAGGCCCGCACGGCCCGCCGGGTTCTCGTCGGCGCCGAGAAGATCGCCCGCTTCGCCGTGGGCGTGGCCGCGAGCTACCGGCCGGGGGCGCTCACGTCCGCCCGGCCGGTGCTGGTCAACGGCGATCTCGGCTTCCACGCCACCGCCGAACCCGGCGAGGGCCGCTACCGCGACCTCGACGAGCGCGTGGACATGGTGGTGGTCCAGAACGGCCGGATCGTCGCGATCTACGACATCTGCAACCCCGCCAAGCTCACGCGGGTTCCTCGGTGAGGCCGGTGGCGCCCTGCCGATCCGAGGGCACCGGCACACGGCACGCCTCGCCCGAGGTGAACCCCTGGTCGGTGATCCCCAGGGCGTGGTTCAACCTGCTCCGGGAGTTCTCAAGGCCCACGAGGTAGGTCAGCTCGATCACTCCGGCCCGGCCGAACTCGGCCTCCAGCTCCGTCACCTGCTCGTCAGTGACACTGAGCGGCGTGTCGGTCATCGCGTCGGCATAGGCGATCGCGAGCCGTTCCCGCCGGGTGAACAGCGGCGAGGTCGCGTAGTCGTCGATGTGCTTGAGCCGGTCGATGTCGAGCCCCGCGTGCTTCTGCAACATCGTGCCGAAGTCGATGCACCACGAGCAGTTCAGGCGCACCGCCGTGCGGTAGACGGCCAGCTCGGCAACGCTCGTCGGCAACACGCGAACGGCCCGCTCCGCGAGCAGCTCGTGCAACCCCGACGCCAGCAGCAGCCGGGGATGGTGAGCCACGACGGTGACCGGTTCGGGCACCGCGCCGAAGCGACGGCGCGTGTATCGGTACACCAGTCGCAGCAGCCGGGACGCCTTCGCGGTGGGAACGCCGGGAATGCGCGGCATGATCTGTCTCCTCGTCGTCGGGAATACCTTTCACCCTGAGGACGAGGCTGCATGCGGCGATGTGACAGCGGAGCCCGCCACATCCCTCACGTCCCAGACCCACACGTCCCGGTTCACCTTCCCCGGCCGTCCCAGCAACTCCTCGACGGTCTCCCGAAGCTGCACCTGGGACTCCGAGTCGCCGATCGGGAGCACCACGACATCGGCCCGCCAGAACCGGAGATCGTCCAGCGCGTTGTCCCTGTCGTCGTCGGTGATCTCCGGCACCTGGCCCGTCTCGTGCACCTCGGCGAGGAGGTAGGTGGTCGGCCGGTACTCGGGCCCGTATCGGCCTTCGCCGTCACTACCGGGGCCGACGAAGTAGCCTCCCGCCAGGGGGAACTCCAGTCCCGCCTCCACCTGCCAGTGCAGGGCGTCGGCGTCCCCGGGGCTCGGCAGCGGCACCACGACGACCGAACCGCCGTCCACGTATCGCCGCCACTCCCCCGTCGCGAAGAACGCGGGCGGCTCACCCCGCTG comes from Saccharomonospora xinjiangensis XJ-54 and encodes:
- a CDS encoding antibiotic biosynthesis monooxygenase family protein — its product is MTDNGVTLIDAWELPEERVGQTIARWRERVALVHTAPGFRDARLHHRMDPQARLGLVNVAHWDSAEDRDEALADPGFVASAATASSYATVRGGWYHVVADVRAADGDQAQGQPVTVVTAFELPAERIDGFVPRWLAHAEVLSKAPGFRDDLLHRAVEPDTHFQLVGIAHWDDLEAWRAADDEFPFADFAFVSAHVAPFRVAAEF
- the dnaG gene encoding DNA primase, with amino-acid sequence MAGRIRDSDIAQVRDRNRIDEVVGEYVALRRAGGGALKGLCPFHEEKTPSFNVRPTHGTFHCFGCGEGGDVIKFVMRIEHLGFVESVERLADRIGLRLTYEGGGASVRRDRGSRLRLVEAHRVAQAFYAEQLATPEAEAARRFLTERGFDEAAWTKFGCGFAPGGWDRLTKHLVRSGFELSELYKAQLSKEGRRGPIDRFHRRLVWPIKDRGGDVVGFGARRLFDDDPIQAKYLNTSESLIYKKSQVLFGLDQAKREIARRHQVVVVEGYTDVMAMHEAGVPTAVASSGTAFGEDHMRVLRQIMMDDDTFRGEVIFTFDGDAAGQKAALKAFEGDQTFAGQTYIAVAPDGMDPCELRLAKGDGAVRDLVARRTPLFEFAIRSLLSEYDLDSVDGQVAALQRTVPLVAQIKDRSKRDGYATKLAWWVGWQDEAMVVRRVRESAGAPVKANGTRRPARDGGANANGRAEGGGRPARLERPDPRHPDLRAQREVLKAALQEPALAGPEYDALPEDAFVHPAYVGVHRAIGKAGGTGSGLTGPALIESAAAHAEDPTVASLLSELAVEPLQSKTDVDVRYVSSVLAAVQENLVGRQIGELKSRLQRLSPVDAAEEYRALFGDLVALEQYRKALREQAMGGWD
- a CDS encoding sigma-70 family RNA polymerase sigma factor — its product is MESQRADGADTTGSADTAGATGATPSGADEVAAFSGLRAHLLAVGYRLTGSLSDAEDAVQETWLRWAGLSGERRRAVRDLRAWCTTVVGRVCLDRLRSAAARRERYVGEWLPEPIVTPLGAARPDDPLDVVVRDDAVRMAAMVVLDTLTPQQRVAFVLHDAFDVPFEEVASILGCSTAAARQHASRGRKAVADAEPPPRESLEQQRQVVERFLAAVVSGDVNAVAEILHPDVRLVGDSDGKARTARRVLVGAEKIARFAVGVAASYRPGALTSARPVLVNGDLGFHATAEPGEGRYRDLDERVDMVVVQNGRIVAIYDICNPAKLTRVPR
- a CDS encoding carboxymuconolactone decarboxylase family protein, encoding MPRIPGVPTAKASRLLRLVYRYTRRRFGAVPEPVTVVAHHPRLLLASGLHELLAERAVRVLPTSVAELAVYRTAVRLNCSWCIDFGTMLQKHAGLDIDRLKHIDDYATSPLFTRRERLAIAYADAMTDTPLSVTDEQVTELEAEFGRAGVIELTYLVGLENSRSRLNHALGITDQGFTSGEACRVPVPSDRQGATGLTEEPA